One Spinacia oleracea cultivar Varoflay chromosome 4, BTI_SOV_V1, whole genome shotgun sequence DNA segment encodes these proteins:
- the LOC110784812 gene encoding uncharacterized protein → MDTLLNWRIVTYDGCMMCDSGFESVEHLLFERGLSSEVWQKVLNFLHFPRSAAGFTAEVQWMIKSSKRGKSIHKLLLMFFAESVYSLWLNRNSKVFNQHCKTATELFREIQFRVASRASNELSSIMLDLSR, encoded by the coding sequence ATGGATACGCTGCTAAACTGGAGAATTGTCACTTATGATGGCTGTATGATGTGTGATTCTGGTTTTGAGTCTGTGGAGCATCTGTTATTTGAACGTGGGTTATCTTCTGAAGTCTGGCAGAAAGTGTTGAACTTCTTGCACTTCCCTAGATCTGCTGCTGGGTTCACTGCAGAAGTCCAGTGGATGATCAAGAGTAGCAAGAGAGGTAAAAGTATACATAAGTTGTTGTTGATGTTCTTTGCAGAAAGTGTTTACTCTCTATGGCTGAACAGAAATAGTAAGGTCTTTAATCAACATTGTAAAACTGCTACTGAACTGTTCAGAGAAATTCAGTTCAGAGTAGCAAGCAGAGCATCCAATGAGCTTAGTTCTATTATGCTTGACTTAAGTAGATAG